Proteins from a genomic interval of Antedon mediterranea chromosome 5, ecAntMedi1.1, whole genome shotgun sequence:
- the LOC140050112 gene encoding E3 SUMO-protein ligase RanBP2-like — MSRSKAEVDNFVASFRRKAKSEQEIQLRGYQFATFYLEAREYALGIKWVQSYLAVKHSDSRAHKLLGSLYEAVKDYGKAIDSYKKSLEFNETQKELMLRIASLGCTIQNYDVEKLRYWVERAERFYPGHINIHKIKENIFRRSGKLPDYEIYLRKKLVQRKGDYYLNCKLVKLLIEMHRLREAVDHILLTQDLESVADQPIWWESTVHTLEIYIKSIRQGEEKTANEETIMEMHSHLLVALSKWILLSLAMMDKPPHNAVILLKGLDQCLLRANSLKINSNWDSILDEMSAHLYYLIGLHLCRMAAMGSFRWADILGFVTSCFAQSAQVKLPDMSGRPEYQSKWKLLASARLSEVFHMLHAFKKQYGPDWLEKCQRSSANLQSQTHLFHVVFGQEADPNKSFFMSDTNFAKLQGVILDDLVGVVLKYDQDAVMAQPHNLQLLVWLGLQWDVRTDGISPDLGTFIEKSFDKLHFSSNNLKITSVDNLRLLDIEAFLYVLVKSAKTKRDTLLAEGRTSPDQPSVLPVALCQMLYTEEQEKWFKAVCALYTGNAKSEERAKIRLAIQKGLEAIRNSNQFNIDTPLLIHLAKTFRTRMLEEKKENDVPGNEQFLACQRLSVHYWQAASEHLKLLASDKALTPPKHAFFVASHGKIKKEEIFYFQEEAAIALSEYEFQQGHHQQALNLLSKVKGVTGLFTKALMCKQLSQMEIDGKEDSQITANMILAQGTYLDQCTYALYSAMDAIQDDHNSSMHEEIQQLLEEVDTEKQQLAHKGLEETETFDTPRRISNSTPMNRRSLGKTPASARTSSVAGRETLPSIGDMSTFQQGLSPDPSPRRLMSELRTMNASQTRLIDENSQLRTLALSHSRLLEQNSEILSKHNEVMDQNKFLMEQILHLNKELQELKLNSSISSPNPAKEKDTSTINTDQTIIINAADCRIEHADAPNLTNPQPVMYYPPHTPMFPPQFIPGYIPGIPIPGLAEQQYIPSMMNSTPGPHYQGEEAYEAEGDAYNIDPHVSLKLRDNNVFSTPARNIAQSRTPEASISSESTRIDEGFAGFSGLNQPTPFLQQNPSTGMPQVAPNGSAGMKPSIYQPKLNIPQPASSPVAMSKDETAPERSASDAPLLRKILIGSDVDPPPAVTQSFPAFSSVSSNSRFGGGDKLSEKSAVSPNFTFGTRLESAKAKEAEHTPVFTPSASFGSKSDASGNPQTVTSGFSFGGGNIFTPVSTNPASTIQFNQPAAQPTSSGPFSQLVAATGFKGLNSNSTKEPTTTSPFAGLSLGAQTPPTAAPQPRKPTEGSLFSGQESVVSSSTSKSSEEDDVILIYERKPTPAQIAMALKLKLPPTFYLYEYKKPCPGCIGCEDINLAMLYKKENKVFKDATQASTTILQDPKPTQESTSTEPLMFGGGSSTSLTFASVTAGKQNTPDFMKQQSAKAFSWTSAGAQLFSSSAGGDDEYDPHYEAIVTLPEVVDLKTGEEDEKCLYKDRAKLYRFNKDINQWKERGVGDVKFMQNKNTGRIRVLMRRDQVLKVCANHMITADLDMKAMQSSDRAWVWSALDFSEGEAQMEQLAIKFKKPEMAKEFKEKFDECKVLVKEAETKANEKPETKKIPEKPKETFADKFKPKAGTWICDTCLVNNPPDTVKCLACATLKPGAAPPQSAAASTKPSGATGFRFDGPTSSPQTSKFSFGGGSGPASDVKSQSGFSFGKPANVADSKPSEFSFGKSTGGAAALPSTGFSFGQASGTPTSGFSFGKTDGNKADSTTSKPSGFSFGQTSDSSQQPPTGGFSFVADSSKTASPVQSKAAPAVTTDVTAEKSMTLAERLKPKPGSWSCPTCYCQNSAEQKKCPACQTCQPGSQPEASSSTAPSSSSFQFGSSSAFGQLQGSSQEGAVAPTTPTKTFSFGSSGKVLPQFSFGEGGETTGATSKPVSTGFTFGATPASSGFIFGNNQNQNASEEQALDLSSPKKTGSPSCKFSEIPKSFTFQFKMDPYEAANAPPASPTKSPGIQRSPGLIKSPGLDKSGDDSYYKDDDNDGLHFEPVVQLDLVELTTGEEDEEAEFCHRAKMYRYNKETNEWKERGLGDIKILRHKVTGLYRLLMRREQVLKLCANHFILPEIVLRPNSGSDRSWVWTAMDASDDGQVKSELLAVRFKTAETATEFKEAFENAKEAVKKIKSIKKSEPAEVKETQEINKDEVKEIENEEVTEDQKREEVEDDEEYEDDDDYEDYDDEDDDDNDGEDDNVDEDVEEEEKPKESQEEKKLEKQEEKQEEKPGNTKDNTAAAAAPKLTFSFGMDFASAVRKSMNEDKTKPSSIFSPEKNSGSSPNKGSDQGFYPEEERDDLQFKPVVTLQEVEVKTGEEEEEQLFCQRAKLFRWNRDESQWKDRGVGEIKILKHNVLNRCRILMRRDQVLKICANHIITPEMELKPNAGSDRSLVWNAMDASEMEPQLEQLAVRFKTSDITSEFKSVFEKCQKSPTN, encoded by the exons GAAAACATATTCAGGAGATCCGGGAAGTTACCAGATTATGAAATCTATCTTCGTAAAAAACTG GTTCAAAGGAAAGGAGATTATTATCTAAATTGCAAACTAGTAAAACTACTGATCGAAATGCATAGGTTACGAGAAGCAGTCGACCATATCTTACTTACTCAAGATCTAGAGTCTGTTGCGGACCAACCAATCTGGTGGGAGAGCACAGTCCACACTTTAGAG ATTTACATAAAGAGCATAAGACAAGGTGAAGAGAAAACAGCCAATGAGGAGACGATAATGGAGATGCATAGTCACCTATTGGTGGCGCTATCCAAGTGGATTTTGTTGAGTCTAGCGATGATGGATAAACCACCTCACAATGCCGTAATCCTCTTAAAGGG GCTTGATCAGTGCCTATTGAGAGCTAACAGCCTCAAGATCAATTCCAACTGGGACAGCATCTTGGATGAGATGTCCGCTCACCTGTACTATTTGATAGGTCTACATCTGTGCCGCATGGCTGCAATG GGATCTTTTCGCTGGGCAGATATATTAGGATTCGTCACCAGTTGCTTTGCCCAGAGTGCCCAAGTGAAGCTACCAGACATGTCAGGGCGGCCCGAATATCAATCAAAATGGAAATTACTAGCGAGCGCTAGGCTTAGTGAAGTCT TCCATATGCTGCATGCTTTCAAGAAACAGTATGGACCAGATTGGTTGGAAAAGTGCCAAAGAAGTTCTGCAAACTTACAG AGCCAGACACATTTGTTTCATGTTGTCTTTGGACAGGAAGCAGATCCAAATAAATCCTTCTTCATGTCGGACACAAACTTTGCCAAGTTGCAGGGGGTCATCTTAGATGACCTCGTTGGAGTAGTCCTTAAATATGATCAAG ATGCTGTGATGGCTCAGCCACACAATCTGCAACTTCTGGTGTGGTTAGGCCTTCAATGGGACGTCAGAACGGATGGTATTTCTCCAGACCTTGGCACTTTCATAGAGAAATCTTTTGATAAACTACATTTTTCTTCCAACAACTTGAAAATCACAAGCGTTGATAACTTACGACTCCTTGATATTGAG GCTTTCTTGTACGTTCTGGTAAAATCTGCAAAGACTAAAAGAGATACTTTACTAGCAGAAGGTCGCACCAGTCCAGACCAACCATCAGTCCTACCTGtggcattatgccagatgctGTATACTGAAGAACAAGAGAAATGGTTCAAGGCTGTATGCGCACTGTACACTGGAAATGCTAA GTCTGAAGAGCGGGCCAAAATTCGTCTTGCAATCCAGAAGGGCTTAGAAGCCATTCGTAATTCGAACCAGTTTAACATTGACACACCACTGCTGATCCATCTTGCTAAAACTTTCAGGACCAGG ATGCTGGAAGAGAAGAAAGAAAATGATGTTCCAGGCAATGAACAGTTTCTAGCCTGCCAGCGTCTTAGTGTACACTACTGGCAAGCTGCTAGTGAACACCTCAAGTTGTTAGCAAG TGATAAAGCATTGACTCCTCCTAAACATGCATTCTTTGTAGCTTCACATGGAAAAATAAAG AAAGAGGAGATATTTTATTTCCAAGAAGAAGCAGCTATAGCACTGTCAGAGTATGAGTTCCAGCAAGGACACCATCAACAGGCCCTTAATCTTCTCTCCAAGGTGAAAGGTGTAACTGGACTTTTCACAAAGGCATTG ATGTGTAAACAACTATCGCAGATGGAGATTGATGGAAAGGAAGACAGTCAGATTACAGCCAACATGATCTTGGCACAAGGCACATATTTAGACCAGTGTACGTATGCCCTCTACTCCGCTATGGATGCTATACAGGATGATCATAATAGT TCTATGCATGAAGAAATTCAACAGCTGCTGGAAGAGGTAGATACTGAAAAGCAGCAACTTGCTCATAAAGGTTTAGAAGAAACCGAAACATTTGATACACCACGCAGAATTAGTAACAGCACACCTATGAATAGGAGATCTTTGGGGAAGACTCCTGCATCTGCAAGAACATCGTCAGTTGCTGGCAGGGAAACATTGCCATCTATTGGTGATATGTCAACATTTCAGCAA GGGTTAAGTCCGGATCCAAGTCCACGACGACTAATGTCAGAGTTGCGTACAATGAACGCAAGTCAGACACGCCTTATCGACGAGAACTCGCAATTACGAACACTTGCATTGTCCCACAGTCGTTTACTTGAGCAGAATTCTGAGATTCTATCAAAACACAATGAGGTGATGGACCAGAATAAGTTTTTGATGGAACAGATTCTTCATTTAAAT AAAGAATTACAAGAGTTAAAATTAAACAGTTCAATAAGCTCACCAAACCCAGCAAAAGAGAAGGATACTAGTACCATTAACACAGACCAAACCATCATTATTAACGCCGCTGATTGTAGAATTGAACATGCTGATGCCCCAAATTTAACAAATCCTCAACCTGTTATGTATTACCCACCACACACACCAATGTTTCCCCCTCAATTCATACCAGGCTATATACCGGGAATTCCAATACCTGGATTGGCGGAACAGCAATACATACCTTCCATGATGAACTCAACCCCGGGACCACACTATCAAGGAGAGGAAGCATACGAAGCAGAAGGTGATGCGTATAATATAGATCCACATGTGTCACTAAAACTGCGAGACAACAATGTGTTCTCCACCCCAGCACGCAATATTGCACAGAGTAGAACACCAGAGGCTAGTATTTCTTCAGAATCCACACGTATTGATGAAGGATTTGCAGGCTTCTCTGGACTCAATCAACCAACACCGTTCTTGCAGCAAAACCCCTCAACAGGAATGCCTCAAGTGGCACCAAATGGAAGTGCTGGCATGAAACCTTCCATCTACCAACCAAAACTTAACATACCACAACCAGCATCCTCACCAGTTGCTATGAGTAAAGATGAAACTGCTCCAGAGAGGTCTGCCAGTGATGCTCCATTGTTACGTAAAATACTAATAGGGTCAGATGTTGACCCACCTCCTGCTGTTACACAATCTTTTCCTGCTTTTTCATCTGTTTCTTCAAACTCCAGGTTTGGCGGAGGAGACAAATTATCTGAAAAATCTGCTGTTTCGCCTAATTTTACATTTGGTACTCGTCTGGAGTCTGCGAAAGCAAAAGAAGCTGAGCATACTCCAGTTTTCACTCCAAGTGCATCTTTTGGAAGTAAATCTGATGCAAGTGGAAACCCACAAACAGTAACCTCTGGCTTTTCATTTGGAGGTGGTAATATCTTTACCCCAGTGTCTACTAATCCAGCTTCAACCATCCAATTCAACCAACCAGCAGCTCAGCCCACAAGCAGTGGACCTTTTAGTCAGCTAGTAGCAGCTACTGGTTTCAAGGGTCTCAATTCTAACTCAACAAAGGAACCTACCACCACTTCACCATTTGCTGGGCTTAGTTTAGGTGCTCAAACCCCACCAACAGCAGCACCTCAGCCTAGAAAGCCTACCGAAGGCTCTTTATTTTCAGGTCAGGAGTCTGTAGTATCCAGTTCAACCTCAAAAAGCAGCG aggAGGATGATGTTATATTGATTTATGAAAGAAAACCAACTCCAGCACAGATTGCGATGGCTCTCAAATTGAAGCTGCCTCCAACATTCTATCTCTATGAATACAAAAAACCGTGCCCTGGTTGTATTGGTtgtgaagatatcaatctggcAATGTTGtataaaaaggaaaacaaagtTTTCAAAGATGCCACTCAGGCCAGTACTACTATCTTGCAAGACCCTAAACCAACACAAGAAT CAACTTCTACAGAACCATTGATGTTTGGAGGAGGATCGTCCACCTCTTTGACCTTTGCGTCTGTCACAGCTGGCAAACAAAATACTCCAGATTTTATGAAACAAC AATCTGCAAAGGCATTCTCTTGGACAAGTGCTGGCGCACAGCTGTTTAGCTCTAGTGCAGGAGGTGATGATGAGTACGACCCACATTATGAAGCTATTGTGACTTTGCCTGAAGTTGTCGATCTTAAAACTGGAGAGGAAGACGAAAAATGCCTTTATAAAGATCGTGCCAAACTGTACCGATTCAACAAAGATATAAACCAGTGGAAAGAGCGTGGAGTTGGAGATGTCAAATTCATGCAGAATAAGAACACTGGTAGGATACGTGTGCTAATGCGTCGTGATCAGGTATTGAAAGTGTGTGCTAACCACATGATCACAGCAGACCTTGATATGAAAGCTATGCAGTCATCAGATCGTGCCTGGGTCTGGAGTGCACTTGATTTCTCTGAAGGAGAAGCGCAAATGGAGCAATTGGCAATCAAGTTCAAGAAGCCAGAAATGGCAAAGGAATTTAAAGAGAAGTTTGATGAGTGTAAAGTCCTTGTTAAAGAAGCAGAAACAAAAGCAAATGAAAAGCCGGAAACTAAAAAGATCCCAGAAAAACCAAAAGag ACTTTTGCTGACAAGTTCAAACCAAAAGCAGGAACATGGATATGCGACACTTGTCTTGTTAACAATCCTCCTGACACAGTTAAATGTCTTGCTTGTGCTACACTCAAACCAGGAGCAGCACCACCTCAATCGGCAGCTGCATCAACTAAACCTTCCGGAGCTACTGGATTCAGGTTTGATGGTCCAACTAGTTCACCACAAACTTCAAAATTCAGTTTTGGTGGAGGTTCTGGTCCTGCAAGTGATGTTAAATCTCAGTCTGGTTTTTCTTTTGGAAAGCCAGCAAATGTTGCAGACAGTAAACCTTCAGAATTTTCTTTTGGAAAGTCCACTGGTGGTGCTGCTGCTCTCCCCTCCACAGGCTTCTCATTCGGACAAGCTAGTGGTACGCCTACCTCAGGCTTTTCTTTTGGTAAAACTGATGGTAATAAAGCAGACTCAACAACTAGCAAGCCATCTGGGTTCTCTTTCGGCCAGACAAGTGACAGTAGTCAGCAACCACCAACTGGTGGATTTTCATTTGTTGCTGATTCAAGTAAAACAGCATCCCCAGTCCAATCGAAAGCAGCACCTGCTGTCACTACTGATGTTACTGCTGAAAAATCAATg ACTTTAGCAGAACGATTAAAACCTAAACCAGGATCCTGGTCTTGTCCTACATGTTACTGCCAGAATTCTGCCGAACAGAAGAAATGTCCAGCATGCCAAACCTGCCAACCAGGTAGTCAACCAGAAGCATCTAGTTCAACTGCACCTTCTAGCAGTTCTTTCCAATTTGGCAGCAGTTCAGCTTTCGGACAGTTGCAAGGAAGTAGCCAAGAAGGTGCTGTGGCACCAACAACACCTACAAAGACTTTCTCATTTGGTTCTTCTGGAAAGGTATTGCCGCAATTCTCTTTTGGTGAAGGTGGTGAAACTACTGGCGCCACTTCAAAACCCGTCTCAACTGGATTTACCTTTGGGGCAACACCAGCATCCAGTGGATTCATATTTGGAAATAACCAGAATCAAAATGCATCCGAAGAACAAGCTCTTGATCTTTCATCACCAAAAAAGACAGGCAGCCCAAGCTGTAAATTTTCAGAGATACCAAAATCATTCACCTTTCAATTCAAAATGGATCCTTATGAAGCAGCAAATGCACCACCAGCATCTCCAACAAAATCACCTGGTATTCAGCGATCACCTGGTCTAATCAAATCACCAGGTCTAGATAAGTCAGGAGATGATTCTTATTACaaagatgatgacaatgatggtCTGCATTTTGAGCCAGTTGTTCAACTTGATCTGGTGGAACTTACAACCGGAGAGGAAGATGAAGAAGCAGAGTTTTGCCATCGAGCAAAGATGTATCGATATAACAAGGAAACCAATGAATGGAAAGAACGTGGTTTGGGTGATATTAAAATACTAAGACATAAAGTAACTGGACTATACCGCCTTTTAATGAGACGAGAGCAAGTTCTGAAGTTATGTGCAAACCATTTCATTCTCCCAGAGATAGTTCTTCGGCCAAATTCAGGTTCTGATCGGTCTTGGGTCTGGACAGCAATGGATGCTTCTGATGATGGACAAGTCAAATCTGAATTGCTGGCAGTTCGTTTCAAGACTGCTGAGACTGCTACTGAATTCAAAGAAGCATTTGAAAATGCAAAGGAAGCTGTCAAGAAGATTAAGAGTATTAAGAAGTCTGAGCCAGCAGAAGTAAAAGAGACACAGGAGATAAATAAAGATGAAGTGAAGGAGATCGAAAATGAAGAGGTAACAGAAGACCAAAAAAGGGAGGAAGTTGAAGATGATGAAGAATATGAAGATGACGACGATTATGAAGActatgatgatgaagatgatgatgacaatgatggtgAAGATGACAATGTTGATGAAGATGTAGAAGAGGAAGAAAAACCGAAAGAATCTCAGGaggaaaaaaaattagaaaagcAGGAAGAAAAACAGGAGGAAAAGCCAGGAAACACAAAAGATAATACTGCAG CTGCTGCTGCACCTAAATTAACATTCAGTTTCGGAATGGACTTTGCATCGGCAGTCAGAAAATCAATGAACGAAGATAAAACTAAGCCCAGCTCAATATTCAGTCCTGAAAAGAATTCTGGTTCCAGTCCCAATAAAGGTTCTGATCAAGGATTTTATCCAGAAGAAGAACGGGATGATCTGCAGTTTAAACCAGTTGTCACCTTGCAAGAGGTGGAGGTAAAGACTGGTGAAGAAGAGGAAGAACAGTTGTTCTGTCAACGTGCTAAGCTTTTCCGTTGGAATCGTGACGAATCCCAGTGGAAAGATCGTGGCGTTGGAGAGATTAAGATCTTAAAACACAATGTCTTGAATCGATGTCGTATTTTAATGCGCAGAGATCAAGTATTGAAAATATGTGCCAACCATATCATCACACCAGAGATGGAGTTAAAACCAAATGCAGGGTCTGACAGATCCCTTGTTTGGAACGCTATGGATGCATCTGAAATGGAACCGCAATTGGAACAGCTGGCTGTAAGGTTCAAAACTTCGGATATTACTTCTGAATTTAAATCAGTCTTTGAAAAATGTCAAAAGAGTCCAACCAATTAA